The following proteins are co-located in the Rippkaea orientalis PCC 8801 genome:
- a CDS encoding Rieske (2Fe-2S) protein: protein MSWTKVLAADQLPTGKREVVKVGERNILLLNHEGQIYAVARRCPHMNIKMTRGKITEDGTIVCPMHRSSFDLKTGCVKEWTPFPPVVGKMIGKLSPEKPLPVFPIKVEEGSIWVDA from the coding sequence ATGAGTTGGACAAAAGTTCTTGCGGCTGATCAACTTCCCACAGGAAAGCGCGAAGTCGTGAAAGTAGGAGAGCGCAACATTCTTTTATTGAACCACGAAGGACAAATCTACGCCGTTGCCCGTAGATGTCCCCACATGAATATTAAAATGACTAGGGGCAAAATTACCGAAGATGGGACTATCGTCTGTCCTATGCACCGCAGTTCTTTTGATCTCAAGACGGGATGCGTTAAGGAATGGACTCCCTTTCCTCCGGTTGTTGGTAAAATGATCGGCAAGCTTTCCCCAGAAAAACCCCTTCCCGTGTTTCCCATTAAAGTAGAAGAGGGTAGCATCTGGGTTGATGCTTAG
- a CDS encoding glycoside hydrolase family 57 protein, protein MALGYVALVLHAHLPFVRHPESDYVLEEEWLYEAITETYIPLIQVFEGLKWDGIDFKMTMSLTPPLISMLRDPLLQERYDNHLAKLQDLSVREIEHNQHHGHLRYLAEYYAQHFAQIREVWERYNRDLIVAFKQFLDSNNLEIITCGATHGYLPLMKMYPQAVWGQIKVACEHYEENFGRPPQGIWLPECSYYEGVERMLADAGLRYFLVDGHGVLYARPRPRYGTYAPIFTETGVAAFGRDHESSQQVWSAKVGYPGDSEYREFYKDLGWEAEYEYIKPYIMPDGQRKNTGIKYHKITGPDAALSDKAFYDPYWAREKAAEHAGNFMYNREQQIDHLAGMMQRPPLVVCPYDAELFGHWWYEGPWFIDYLFRKAWYDQDIFDMTHLAEYLQHNPTQQVCRPCQSSWGYKGFHEYWLNDSNSWIYPHLHKATERMIELSLVEASSQLEEKALNQAARELLLAQSSDWAFIMRTGTMVPYAVRRTKSHLLRFNKLYEDIKSHNIDAGWLDKVSTIDNIFPNINYRVYRPFLKEVGKSVGA, encoded by the coding sequence ATGGCTCTTGGCTATGTCGCCCTTGTCCTTCATGCTCACTTACCCTTCGTTCGGCATCCAGAAAGTGACTATGTACTAGAAGAAGAATGGCTCTATGAAGCGATTACAGAAACCTATATTCCTCTGATCCAGGTCTTTGAAGGACTAAAATGGGACGGCATCGACTTCAAGATGACCATGAGTCTTACGCCACCTTTGATCTCAATGCTGCGAGATCCCCTCCTTCAAGAACGGTACGATAACCATTTAGCTAAGTTGCAAGATCTTAGTGTTAGAGAAATTGAACATAATCAACACCACGGACACCTACGCTATTTAGCGGAATATTATGCTCAACATTTTGCTCAAATTCGGGAAGTCTGGGAACGCTACAACAGAGATTTAATCGTTGCGTTTAAACAATTCCTCGATAGCAATAACCTAGAAATTATTACCTGCGGTGCAACCCATGGCTATTTGCCCTTGATGAAAATGTACCCCCAAGCGGTTTGGGGACAAATCAAAGTCGCTTGCGAACATTATGAGGAAAACTTTGGCCGCCCCCCTCAAGGCATTTGGCTGCCCGAATGCTCCTATTATGAAGGGGTAGAACGGATGTTGGCCGATGCGGGGTTGCGCTACTTTTTAGTGGATGGTCATGGGGTTTTATATGCTCGTCCTCGCCCTCGCTATGGAACCTATGCTCCCATCTTTACCGAGACTGGAGTAGCAGCCTTTGGTCGAGATCATGAATCATCTCAGCAGGTCTGGTCGGCTAAAGTAGGGTATCCAGGAGACTCCGAATATCGGGAATTTTACAAGGATTTGGGTTGGGAAGCAGAATACGAGTATATTAAACCCTATATTATGCCCGATGGTCAGCGTAAGAATACAGGCATCAAATATCACAAAATTACTGGTCCTGATGCCGCACTTTCCGATAAGGCTTTCTATGACCCCTATTGGGCACGGGAAAAGGCAGCCGAACACGCTGGCAATTTTATGTACAATAGAGAGCAACAAATCGATCACTTGGCGGGGATGATGCAGCGTCCTCCCCTGGTTGTCTGTCCCTATGATGCAGAATTGTTCGGTCACTGGTGGTACGAGGGTCCCTGGTTTATTGATTATCTGTTCCGTAAGGCTTGGTATGACCAAGATATCTTTGATATGACCCACTTAGCGGAGTATTTACAGCATAATCCTACTCAACAGGTTTGTCGTCCTTGTCAGTCGAGTTGGGGATACAAGGGGTTCCATGAATATTGGTTAAATGATAGCAATAGCTGGATTTATCCCCATCTGCACAAAGCCACAGAACGGATGATCGAGCTCAGTCTTGTTGAAGCGTCTTCGCAATTGGAAGAAAAAGCGTTAAATCAAGCAGCGCGGGAGTTGTTATTAGCTCAATCTTCAGATTGGGCTTTTATTATGCGAACAGGAACCATGGTTCCCTATGCGGTTCGTCGTACAAAATCCCATTTATTACGCTTTAATAAGCTTTATGAGGACATAAAATCTCATAATATTGATGCTGGTTGGCTAGATAAAGTGAGTACAATTGATAATATTTTTCCTAACATTAATTATCGCGTTTATCGACCTTTTTTGAAGGAAGTCGGAAAGTCAGTAGGGGCTTAA
- the crtH gene encoding carotenoid isomerase — protein sequence MRGTLTAIASKNKTNSPNYDVIVIGSGMGGLVTATQLAAKGAKVLVLEKYLIPGGSAGYFEREGYRFDVGASMIFGFGTQGTTNLLTRALEAVNVSLETIPDPVQIHYHLPQGLDLKVHRDYEKFLEELIAKFPQEKAGIRRFYDECWQVFNCLNAMELLSLEEPRYLMRVFFQHPFACLGLVKYLPQNAGDIARRYIRDPELLKFIDMECYCWSVVPADRTPMINAGMVFSDRHYGGINYPKGGVGQIPQKLVEGLEKAGGEIHYKARVTKILLEKGKAVGVQLANGQQFYAKRIVSNATRWDTFEKLLPPEMMPKSEQKWQQRYQKSPSFLSLHLGVKADLLPPGTECHHILLEDWDNMEAEQGTIFVSIPTLLDPSLAPPDHHIIHTFTPSWIEQWQGLSPQNYQKQKDEAASRLIERLERIFPGLNQALDYEEVGTPRTHRRFLGRDGGTYGPIPGRKLAGLLGMPFNRTAIAGLYCVGDSTFPGQGLNAVAFSGFACGHRIAVDLGL from the coding sequence ATGAGAGGGACATTAACGGCGATCGCATCTAAAAATAAAACCAATAGTCCAAACTATGATGTCATTGTCATTGGCTCAGGGATGGGAGGGTTAGTCACCGCTACCCAATTAGCGGCTAAAGGTGCTAAGGTCTTAGTCTTAGAAAAGTATCTCATCCCTGGCGGTAGTGCGGGATATTTCGAGCGAGAAGGCTATCGTTTTGACGTGGGTGCCTCGATGATTTTCGGGTTTGGAACCCAAGGAACCACCAATTTACTCACCCGTGCCTTAGAAGCGGTTAATGTTAGCCTAGAAACGATTCCTGACCCGGTACAGATTCATTATCATCTTCCCCAAGGATTAGATCTCAAAGTCCATCGAGACTACGAAAAATTTTTAGAGGAACTAATCGCTAAATTCCCCCAAGAAAAAGCAGGGATTCGTCGGTTTTACGATGAATGCTGGCAAGTCTTTAACTGTCTCAATGCCATGGAGTTACTCTCCCTTGAAGAACCTCGCTATTTGATGCGGGTCTTTTTTCAACATCCTTTTGCCTGTTTGGGGTTAGTTAAGTATTTACCCCAAAATGCCGGAGATATTGCACGACGCTACATCCGTGACCCGGAATTACTGAAATTTATCGATATGGAATGCTACTGTTGGTCAGTGGTTCCGGCTGATCGAACCCCAATGATCAACGCCGGGATGGTTTTTTCTGACCGCCATTATGGGGGAATTAACTACCCTAAAGGGGGAGTCGGACAAATTCCCCAAAAATTGGTGGAAGGACTCGAAAAAGCCGGGGGAGAAATTCATTATAAAGCGAGAGTTACCAAAATTTTGCTCGAAAAAGGCAAAGCAGTGGGGGTGCAATTAGCCAACGGTCAACAATTCTACGCTAAACGCATCGTGTCTAATGCCACTCGTTGGGATACCTTTGAGAAGCTATTACCTCCGGAAATGATGCCGAAGTCCGAACAAAAATGGCAACAGCGTTATCAAAAGTCCCCCAGTTTCCTCAGCTTGCATTTAGGGGTTAAAGCCGATCTTTTGCCGCCAGGAACGGAATGTCACCATATTCTCCTAGAAGATTGGGACAATATGGAAGCAGAACAGGGAACGATTTTTGTTTCCATTCCGACCTTACTCGATCCGAGTTTAGCTCCCCCAGACCACCATATTATCCATACGTTCACCCCAAGCTGGATAGAACAGTGGCAAGGACTTTCTCCCCAAAATTATCAAAAACAGAAAGATGAAGCGGCCAGTCGCTTAATAGAACGCTTAGAGCGGATTTTTCCAGGGTTGAATCAAGCGTTAGACTATGAAGAGGTGGGAACTCCCCGAACCCATCGACGCTTTTTAGGACGGGATGGGGGAACCTATGGACCCATTCCTGGCCGCAAATTAGCGGGGTTGCTCGGAATGCCATTTAATCGGACGGCGATCGCAGGACTCTATTGTGTTGGAGATAGTACGTTTCCCGGTCAAGGGTTAAATGCGGTGGCTTTTTCGGGGTTTGCCTGTGGCCATCGTATCGCGGTTGATCTAGGCTTGTGA
- a CDS encoding GAF domain-containing sensor histidine kinase — MSDFKASPDLEQRIIQAIQSIPDEMMMLSDVASILGQEFKTDICLIIAGVNHQHPFESAYWTGNHLQELPQEIVPQLLSQPWIKALLQDLAILVIADLSQPSYDSIAKSFSGFSLGSLLVITTQFHGQANGIILLGKQQSYQWNTDEKTLLETVSNVVAIACYLMSLKLSVAEELTAHDASIHSSLNQLPKVLENNPILKLWWGATRKQLDQQLDWNKQLISNIITIMSDQTRNPLASIKMGLTMLRKKQFSPEVLEQRLDILEQEWQKLNEINEKILQLKLVKSEQLTVYPTEFNLERLIEELSGNFQQQWQQNKRQSLSLEYSFDPCNGNAWKVYLDENHLKNILTELLNNASKFAIPNSTICLNVSQDNSLETPQIVITLTNLSRFVSSRNLRDFFEPFYREQWVIDTAIPGIGLGLTIIKELVELLNGTIEISNQSTDNSEHCIVTVKLTFPLSSL, encoded by the coding sequence ATGTCGGATTTTAAAGCGTCCCCTGATTTAGAACAACGCATCATTCAGGCTATTCAATCAATTCCTGATGAAATGATGATGCTATCAGACGTTGCTAGTATCCTTGGACAAGAATTTAAGACAGATATTTGTCTGATTATTGCGGGTGTTAACCATCAACATCCTTTTGAGTCTGCTTATTGGACGGGAAATCATTTACAAGAGTTACCTCAAGAAATTGTCCCTCAACTATTGTCTCAACCTTGGATAAAAGCGTTGTTGCAAGATTTAGCTATCTTGGTGATCGCTGATTTATCTCAACCGTCCTACGACAGTATTGCCAAGAGTTTTAGTGGGTTTTCCTTGGGGTCGCTGTTGGTTATAACAACACAATTTCATGGACAAGCTAATGGAATTATTTTACTAGGAAAACAGCAATCTTATCAATGGAATACTGATGAAAAAACGTTATTAGAAACCGTTAGTAATGTCGTGGCGATCGCTTGTTATTTGATGTCCCTCAAACTATCGGTTGCTGAGGAATTAACGGCTCACGACGCATCGATTCATTCTTCTTTAAATCAACTTCCTAAAGTCTTAGAAAATAATCCGATCCTTAAGCTTTGGTGGGGAGCAACTCGTAAGCAATTAGATCAACAACTTGATTGGAATAAACAACTAATTAGTAATATTATTACCATTATGAGCGATCAGACTCGTAATCCTCTAGCGAGTATTAAAATGGGTCTGACCATGCTACGCAAAAAGCAATTTTCTCCTGAAGTTTTAGAACAACGTTTAGATATTTTAGAGCAAGAATGGCAAAAGCTCAATGAAATTAACGAAAAAATACTGCAACTTAAACTCGTTAAATCAGAGCAGTTAACGGTTTATCCTACTGAATTTAATTTAGAAAGATTGATTGAAGAATTGAGTGGCAATTTTCAGCAGCAATGGCAACAGAACAAGCGTCAATCTTTATCTTTAGAATACTCCTTTGATCCCTGTAATGGTAACGCTTGGAAAGTTTATCTAGATGAAAATCATTTAAAAAATATTTTAACAGAACTCTTGAATAATGCGAGTAAGTTTGCCATCCCTAATTCTACAATTTGCTTAAATGTTAGTCAAGATAATTCTCTAGAAACCCCGCAAATTGTGATCACTTTAACCAATTTGAGTCGCTTTGTTAGTTCTCGAAACTTACGGGACTTTTTTGAGCCATTTTATCGAGAACAATGGGTGATTGATACCGCTATTCCAGGGATCGGTTTAGGATTAACGATTATTAAAGAGTTAGTTGAACTGCTTAATGGTACAATTGAAATTAGCAATCAATCAACCGATAATTCTGAACATTGCATCGTTACGGTAAAATTAACCTTTCCTCTATCGTCACTTTAG
- a CDS encoding NAD(P)-dependent oxidoreductase encodes MVNNQLQKAAFLGLGLMGSAMSANLARQGFSVKGWNRTSDRPGITIAKEAGVRIVSSLKEAVESADFIFTCVGDVPDVEEVILGEKGVINYAQSGALIVDFSTIGSEAARHIGSKLKAHHLRFLDAPISGGDIGAKQGTLTIMVGGEIADFEACLPYFQAMGKTIRHCGPVGSGQAVKMCNQALCSVHMVALCEAILMAQKQGIDPNLMIEVCSTGAAGSWALSNLGSKIINQEYDPGFAIKHILKDLRLLQQTINNSGEQLPGVELASHLFKLVSEMDNGEGKEQGTQAMIRQYIKEN; translated from the coding sequence ATGGTTAATAATCAATTACAAAAAGCTGCGTTTCTCGGACTGGGTTTGATGGGGTCAGCAATGAGTGCTAATTTAGCCCGTCAAGGGTTTTCAGTCAAAGGATGGAATCGTACTAGCGATCGCCCCGGAATTACAATTGCTAAAGAAGCCGGAGTAAGGATTGTTTCTTCTCTCAAAGAAGCCGTAGAATCAGCCGATTTTATTTTTACTTGTGTGGGGGATGTTCCCGATGTTGAAGAGGTTATTTTAGGGGAAAAGGGAGTTATTAATTATGCTCAATCTGGGGCTTTAATTGTAGATTTTAGCACCATTGGGAGTGAGGCAGCGCGTCACATTGGCAGTAAACTAAAAGCCCATCATTTAAGGTTTCTTGATGCTCCTATTTCGGGGGGAGATATTGGGGCTAAACAAGGAACTTTAACTATTATGGTGGGCGGTGAAATAGCTGATTTTGAAGCCTGTTTACCCTATTTTCAAGCAATGGGTAAAACCATCCGTCATTGTGGACCCGTTGGCAGTGGACAAGCGGTTAAAATGTGTAATCAAGCCCTTTGTTCGGTTCACATGGTCGCTTTATGTGAAGCAATTTTAATGGCACAAAAACAAGGAATTGACCCCAATTTAATGATAGAAGTTTGTAGCACAGGAGCGGCTGGTTCTTGGGCTTTAAGCAATTTAGGATCTAAAATTATTAATCAAGAATATGATCCTGGATTTGCGATTAAACATATTTTAAAAGATTTACGTCTACTTCAACAAACGATTAATAATTCAGGAGAACAATTACCGGGAGTTGAATTAGCAAGTCATTTGTTTAAATTAGTCTCTGAAATGGATAACGGGGAAGGAAAAGAACAGGGAACTCAAGCGATGATTCGGCAATATATTAAGGAGAATTAA